From uncultured Roseateles sp., the proteins below share one genomic window:
- a CDS encoding LysR family transcriptional regulator has product MSATDRRNVLTPEALAMMDTIARTGSFAAAARDMGKVPSALTYSVRQLEDALDVLLFDRGSRQATLTAAGHELLNEGRRLLQEIDAVANRVRRVATGWETELTIAVDDALARRALFDLIAAFYELRVEDGGNVPTRLKLRMEVMSGTWEALISGQADLAIGTGSSNVQSSAVHSEPLGELDFVFCVAPHHPLAELPEPLTLAQMAQHRIVAVADTARSLDPMTIGVMPGQDVLTLPSMAAKLEAQLRGLGCGSIPEPMVRRHVEAGRLRIKATETGRRSANLHYSWRNTGHPPGRALAWWLQQLGSATTRKALVEQHEGLLL; this is encoded by the coding sequence ATGTCCGCCACCGACAGACGCAATGTATTGACCCCCGAAGCCCTGGCGATGATGGACACCATCGCCCGCACCGGCAGCTTTGCCGCCGCCGCCCGCGACATGGGCAAGGTGCCCTCGGCCCTGACCTACAGCGTGCGCCAGCTCGAAGATGCGCTGGATGTGCTGCTGTTCGACCGCGGCTCGCGCCAGGCCACGCTGACCGCCGCCGGCCATGAGCTGCTCAACGAGGGCCGGCGCCTGCTGCAGGAGATCGACGCGGTGGCCAACCGGGTGCGCCGCGTCGCCACCGGCTGGGAGACCGAGCTGACCATCGCCGTCGATGACGCGCTGGCCCGTCGCGCCTTGTTCGACCTGATCGCCGCCTTCTACGAGCTGCGCGTCGAAGACGGTGGCAATGTGCCCACCCGTCTCAAGCTGCGCATGGAGGTCATGTCCGGCACCTGGGAGGCGCTGATCTCCGGCCAGGCCGATCTGGCCATAGGCACCGGCAGCAGCAATGTGCAGAGCAGCGCCGTGCACTCCGAGCCGCTGGGCGAGCTGGACTTCGTGTTCTGCGTCGCCCCCCACCACCCGCTGGCCGAGCTGCCCGAACCGCTGACGCTGGCGCAGATGGCCCAGCACCGCATCGTCGCCGTGGCCGACACCGCCCGCAGCCTAGACCCGATGACGATAGGCGTGATGCCTGGCCAGGACGTGCTGACCCTGCCCTCGATGGCGGCCAAGCTGGAGGCTCAGCTGCGCGGGCTGGGCTGCGGCTCCATCCCCGAGCCCATGGTGCGCCGCCACGTCGAGGCCGGGCGTCTGCGCATCAAGGCCACCGAGACCGGCCGGCGCAGCGCCAATCTGCACTACTCCTGGCGCAACACCGGCCATCCGCCCGGCCGGGCGCTGGCCTGGTGGCTGCAGCAGCTGGGCAGCGCCACCACGCGCAAGGCCCTGGTCGAACAACATGAAGGACTTTTGCTGTGA
- a CDS encoding pirin family protein, which translates to MMELIKSCDRGHADHGWLNSFHSFSFADYFDAKRMGFGNLRVINEDRIAPGTGFGSHGHRDMEIVSYVLDGELAHKDSMGNGTAAGAAGVIRPGDVQRMSAGRGVVHSEFNNAPQQTHFLQIWILPAEKNIAPGYEQKQFSEADKRGRLRLVAAPDGRDGAVTIHADASIRAGLFDGAETAELTLDPQRLSYVHLARGELTVNGQALKAGDALQLRGETQLRMAEGKQAEVLVFDLAA; encoded by the coding sequence ATGATGGAACTGATCAAGTCCTGCGACCGCGGCCATGCCGACCATGGTTGGCTCAACTCGTTCCACAGCTTTTCGTTTGCCGATTACTTCGACGCCAAGCGCATGGGCTTCGGCAATCTGCGCGTCATCAACGAAGACCGCATCGCCCCGGGCACCGGTTTCGGCTCGCACGGCCACCGCGATATGGAGATCGTCAGCTATGTGCTCGATGGTGAGCTGGCCCACAAGGACAGCATGGGCAATGGCACGGCCGCTGGCGCGGCTGGCGTGATCCGACCCGGCGACGTGCAGCGCATGAGCGCAGGCCGCGGCGTGGTGCACAGCGAGTTCAACAACGCTCCGCAGCAGACGCACTTTCTGCAGATATGGATACTGCCCGCCGAAAAGAACATAGCACCCGGCTACGAGCAGAAGCAGTTCAGCGAGGCCGACAAGCGCGGCCGTCTGCGCCTGGTGGCCGCCCCCGATGGCCGCGATGGTGCGGTGACGATACATGCCGATGCCAGCATCCGTGCCGGCCTGTTTGACGGTGCCGAGACCGCCGAGCTGACCTTGGACCCGCAGCGGCTGAGCTATGTGCACCTGGCGCGTGGCGAGCTGACCGTCAACGGCCAGGCGCTGAAGGCCGGGGACGCGCTGCAACTGCGCGGCGAGACGCAGCTGCGCATGGCCGAGGGCAAGCAGGCCGAGGTGCTGGTGTTCGATCTGGCTGCCTGA
- a CDS encoding DUF599 domain-containing protein translates to MNSLFAIVRFLPLIDWLALALFFVAWVGYATMAKRWALSKGSLLAATNRVRRDWMLQVTYREVRVVDGVVIQNLSTSPSFFASTTILIIGGLLAVLGASDKASDLVRELPFAARTTGLVFDFKLVLLTAIFVYAFFRFTWSMRQYTFGALLIASAPSFELYESEGLSREAFADRAGRIVAMAAETFNDGLRAYYMAFAAVAWFFSPWAFMGATLGVVYILYQREFRSDVLELLRDS, encoded by the coding sequence ATGAATTCCCTGTTCGCGATCGTTCGCTTCCTGCCGCTGATCGACTGGCTGGCCCTGGCGCTCTTCTTTGTCGCCTGGGTTGGCTACGCGACGATGGCCAAGCGCTGGGCGCTCAGCAAGGGTTCCCTGCTGGCAGCCACCAACCGTGTGCGCCGGGACTGGATGCTGCAGGTCACCTACCGCGAGGTGCGTGTCGTCGACGGAGTGGTGATACAGAACCTGTCCACCAGCCCCTCGTTCTTCGCCTCGACGACGATACTGATCATCGGCGGCCTGCTGGCCGTGCTGGGGGCCAGCGACAAGGCCAGCGATCTGGTGCGGGAACTGCCGTTCGCGGCAAGGACTACCGGCCTGGTGTTCGACTTCAAGCTGGTGCTGCTGACGGCGATCTTCGTTTACGCCTTCTTCCGCTTCACCTGGAGCATGCGCCAGTACACCTTTGGCGCACTGCTGATCGCGTCGGCGCCGTCATTCGAGTTGTACGAGAGCGAGGGCCTGTCGCGCGAGGCCTTTGCCGACCGAGCCGGGCGCATCGTCGCGATGGCTGCCGAGACCTTCAACGACGGCCTGCGCGCCTACTACATGGCCTTCGCCGCCGTCGCCTGGTTCTTCTCGCCCTGGGCCTTCATGGGCGCTACCCTGGGCGTGGTCTACATCCTCTACCAGCGCGAATTCCGCTCCGACGTGCTGGAGCTGCTGCGCGACAGCTGA
- a CDS encoding ATP-binding cassette domain-containing protein, producing the protein MTTPSLIVENLHKKFGEREVLRGVSLTAQKGDVITLIGSSGSGKSTFLRCINLLEQPNEGKLTLGGEELKLKRDRDGSLHASDAKQLQLWRARLAMVFQNFNLWQHRTVLENVIEAPVHVLGVPKAQALERAKALLARVGVSHRQDVYPAQLSGGEQQRVAIARALAVDPEVMLFDEPTSALDPELVGEVLKVMQDLAAEGRTMIVVTHEMGFAREVSNHVLFLHQGVVEEEGDPREVLLRPQCQRLQQFLSGGLK; encoded by the coding sequence ATGACGACCCCAAGCCTGATCGTAGAAAACCTGCACAAGAAATTCGGCGAGCGCGAAGTGCTGCGCGGCGTCTCGCTGACCGCCCAGAAGGGCGATGTGATCACTCTGATCGGTTCCAGCGGCTCGGGCAAGTCCACCTTTCTGCGCTGCATCAACCTGCTGGAGCAACCCAACGAGGGCAAGCTCACGCTGGGCGGCGAGGAACTGAAGCTCAAGCGTGACCGCGACGGTAGCCTGCATGCCAGCGATGCCAAGCAGTTGCAGCTGTGGCGTGCCCGCCTGGCCATGGTGTTCCAGAACTTCAACCTCTGGCAGCACCGCACGGTGCTGGAGAACGTCATCGAGGCCCCGGTCCATGTGCTCGGGGTCCCGAAGGCCCAGGCGCTGGAGCGGGCCAAGGCCTTGCTGGCCCGCGTCGGTGTGTCACATCGGCAGGACGTCTATCCGGCCCAGCTCTCCGGCGGCGAGCAACAGCGCGTGGCGATCGCCCGCGCGTTGGCCGTCGACCCCGAGGTCATGCTTTTTGATGAGCCGACCTCGGCGCTGGACCCGGAGCTGGTCGGCGAGGTGCTGAAGGTGATGCAGGACCTGGCCGCCGAGGGCCGCACGATGATCGTTGTCACGCACGAGATGGGCTTTGCCCGCGAAGTGTCCAACCATGTGCTGTTCCTGCACCAGGGCGTGGTCGAGGAAGAAGGCGATCCGCGCGAGGTGCTGTTGCGCCCGCAATGCCAGCGGCTGCAGCAATTCCTCAGCGGCGGACTGAAGTAG
- a CDS encoding M14 family metallopeptidase → MLVAHHLRQRLDKLEAEGQIQGQVVLVPVANPIGLSQWVLGAAHGRFELNTGENFNRHYGDLAEAVAARIESKLGEDALSNVAHIRQALRDSIAEQPAATELQHLRRTLLSLSMDAEVVLDLHCDAEAVLHLYTGTDLWQQCEPLARCLGAHATLLAKESGGEPFDEACSKIWWQLAERFAGRYPVPPACLSVTVELRGNRDVNHALATKDADGIIAFLRHRGVIKGPAPALPPLLHPATPLAGSVPLAAPTSGMLTFLVAPGALLRAGEVVAELIDPLSGQVTEIKTPVDGVMYAHISGRFASAGTKIAKVAGAQATRTGNLLGS, encoded by the coding sequence ATGCTGGTGGCCCATCATCTGCGCCAGCGCCTGGACAAGCTCGAAGCCGAAGGCCAGATCCAGGGCCAGGTTGTGCTGGTGCCGGTGGCCAATCCGATCGGCCTGTCGCAGTGGGTCCTGGGCGCCGCTCACGGCCGCTTCGAGCTGAACACCGGCGAGAACTTCAACCGCCACTATGGCGACCTGGCCGAGGCGGTGGCCGCCCGCATCGAATCGAAGCTGGGCGAGGACGCACTGAGCAATGTGGCCCATATACGGCAAGCGCTGCGCGACAGCATCGCCGAGCAGCCCGCCGCCACCGAGCTGCAGCATCTGCGCCGCACCTTGCTGAGCCTGAGCATGGACGCCGAGGTGGTGCTGGACCTGCACTGCGACGCCGAGGCCGTGCTGCACCTCTACACCGGCACCGATCTGTGGCAGCAATGCGAGCCGCTGGCACGCTGCCTGGGCGCGCACGCCACGCTGCTGGCCAAGGAGTCGGGCGGCGAACCATTCGACGAGGCCTGCTCGAAGATCTGGTGGCAACTGGCCGAGCGTTTTGCCGGCCGCTATCCCGTTCCGCCGGCCTGTCTGTCGGTGACGGTGGAACTGCGCGGCAACCGCGATGTGAACCATGCGCTGGCCACCAAGGACGCCGACGGCATCATTGCTTTCTTGCGTCACCGCGGCGTCATCAAAGGCCCGGCACCGGCCTTGCCGCCGTTGCTGCATCCGGCCACGCCGCTGGCCGGCTCGGTGCCGCTGGCCGCGCCCACCAGCGGCATGCTGACCTTTCTGGTCGCGCCCGGCGCCCTGCTGCGCGCCGGCGAGGTGGTGGCCGAGCTGATCGACCCACTGAGCGGCCAGGTGACCGAAATCAAAACCCCCGTTGATGGCGTCATGTACGCCCATATCAGCGGCCGCTTTGCCAGTGCCGGTACCAAGATCGCCAAGGTGGCCGGCGCGCAAGCCACACGCACGGGTAACTTGCTCGGTAGCTGA
- a CDS encoding ABC transporter permease produces MNFAPIIEALPKYFSGAVTTIELLAISLAFGLLFAIPLAVLRTLHNPWLSRPVWLFTYVFRGTPLLVQLFLIYYGLAQFSFVRDSWLWPWLQSAWFCACLSFAINTCAYTIEIIAGAIRALPAGEIEAAKALGMSRTVMFRRIILPSALRRSLPAYGNEVIFMLHGTSLASVVTLLDLTSAARQTYSTHYLPFEAFIMAALMYFVMTSTLVGLFHAAEARWLKPLLPR; encoded by the coding sequence ATGAATTTCGCGCCCATCATCGAGGCCCTGCCCAAATACTTCAGCGGTGCGGTGACGACCATCGAGCTGCTGGCCATCTCGCTGGCCTTCGGCCTGCTGTTCGCCATTCCGCTGGCCGTGCTACGCACGCTGCACAACCCCTGGCTGAGCCGGCCGGTGTGGCTGTTCACCTATGTATTCCGCGGCACGCCGCTGCTGGTGCAGCTGTTCCTGATCTACTACGGCCTGGCACAGTTCAGCTTTGTGCGCGACAGCTGGCTGTGGCCCTGGCTGCAGTCGGCCTGGTTCTGCGCCTGCCTGTCTTTCGCCATCAACACCTGCGCCTACACGATCGAGATCATTGCCGGCGCGATCCGCGCACTGCCGGCTGGCGAGATCGAGGCGGCCAAGGCTCTGGGCATGTCGCGCACGGTGATGTTCCGCCGCATCATCCTGCCCTCGGCGCTGCGCCGCTCGCTGCCGGCCTATGGCAACGAGGTGATCTTCATGCTGCACGGCACCTCGCTGGCCAGCGTCGTGACGCTGCTGGACTTGACCAGCGCCGCGCGCCAGACCTACTCCACCCACTACCTGCCCTTCGAGGCCTTCATCATGGCGGCGCTGATGTATTTCGTCATGACCTCGACCCTGGTGGGCCTGTTCCATGCGGCCGAGGCCCGCTGGCTGAAGCCCCTGCTGCCGCGCTGA
- a CDS encoding ABC transporter permease, which yields MLHGYGTSLLEGAWLTLCVALLSLLIAVLLGLVGAMCKLSRSRFLRTSAQVYTTAIRGVPDLVLMLLIFFGGQVAVNDLAERLGHTEYIDIDPFVAGVLTIGFIFGAYLTETFRGAFLAVPPGQREAGIAFGMSPAQVLIRITWPQMMRHALPALFNNWLVLIKSTAIVSVIGLSDMMNRAGLAAGATREPFVFYGAVAVIYLAFTSASEYLFSRAQQRLSIGVKASRL from the coding sequence ATGCTGCACGGATATGGCACGAGCCTGCTCGAAGGCGCTTGGCTCACGCTTTGCGTGGCCCTGCTTTCGCTGCTGATTGCGGTCCTGCTGGGCCTTGTGGGGGCGATGTGCAAATTGTCGCGTTCGCGCTTTCTGCGCACATCGGCCCAGGTCTACACCACTGCGATCCGCGGTGTGCCCGACCTGGTGCTGATGCTCTTGATCTTCTTCGGTGGCCAGGTGGCGGTGAATGACCTCGCCGAACGCCTGGGCCACACCGAATACATAGACATCGACCCCTTCGTGGCCGGTGTCCTGACCATAGGCTTCATCTTCGGCGCCTATCTGACAGAGACCTTCCGCGGTGCCTTTCTGGCTGTGCCGCCGGGTCAGCGCGAGGCCGGCATTGCGTTCGGCATGAGCCCGGCCCAGGTGCTGATCCGCATCACCTGGCCGCAAATGATGCGCCACGCACTGCCGGCGCTGTTCAACAACTGGCTGGTGCTGATCAAGAGCACGGCCATCGTCTCGGTGATTGGTCTGAGCGACATGATGAACCGTGCGGGCCTGGCGGCAGGTGCCACCCGCGAGCCTTTCGTCTTTTACGGCGCCGTGGCGGTGATCTACCTGGCCTTCACCAGTGCCTCCGAATACCTGTTCAGCCGGGCGCAGCAGCGCCTGTCCATAGGCGTGAAGGCCAGCCGGCTATGA
- a CDS encoding ABC transporter substrate-binding protein produces the protein MQRRHIAALLALAVSSFAAQAQAPDWKKIRIGVEGAYPPFSEVGADGKLKGFEIDLALAYCAQMKAECTLVQQDFDGLIPAMQAKKFDAIIASVSITDERKKAVAFSNAYYSTPARLVAKLGTKLDGTPAGLKGKKIGVQSGTIHETFAAATFKQSEIKRYTKQDEVFLDLAAGRIDATLADSVAADDGFLKTPAGKGFGFTGPDFTDKKFFGDGVGVAVRKGDTALAKKFNEAIAAHRASGATKALADKYFKYDILPK, from the coding sequence ATGCAACGACGTCATATCGCTGCCCTGCTCGCCCTGGCCGTCAGCAGCTTTGCTGCACAAGCCCAGGCGCCCGACTGGAAGAAGATCCGCATTGGCGTGGAAGGGGCCTACCCTCCATTCAGCGAAGTTGGCGCCGACGGCAAGCTCAAGGGCTTCGAGATCGATCTGGCCCTGGCCTACTGTGCCCAGATGAAGGCCGAATGCACGCTGGTGCAGCAGGACTTCGACGGCCTGATCCCGGCCATGCAGGCCAAGAAGTTCGACGCCATCATCGCCTCGGTGTCCATCACCGACGAGCGCAAGAAGGCCGTGGCCTTCAGCAATGCCTACTACAGCACCCCGGCGCGTCTGGTGGCCAAGCTGGGCACAAAGCTGGACGGCACGCCGGCCGGCCTGAAGGGCAAGAAGATCGGCGTGCAAAGCGGCACGATCCACGAAACCTTCGCCGCAGCAACCTTCAAGCAAAGCGAGATCAAGCGCTATACCAAGCAGGACGAGGTGTTCCTGGATCTGGCCGCCGGCCGTATCGACGCCACCCTGGCCGACTCGGTAGCCGCTGACGATGGCTTCCTGAAGACGCCGGCCGGCAAGGGCTTTGGCTTCACCGGCCCCGATTTCACCGACAAGAAGTTCTTCGGTGACGGCGTCGGCGTGGCGGTGCGCAAGGGCGACACCGCTCTGGCCAAGAAGTTCAATGAGGCGATTGCCGCCCACCGTGCCAGCGGCGCCACCAAGGCCCTGGCCGACAAGTACTTCAAGTACGACATTCTGCCCAAGTAA
- a CDS encoding alpha/beta hydrolase, producing the protein MISTWLLRATGLLILLLAIGVGLSRAPERPVESLVLRWAPPPSEFIELNGQLVHLRDQGPKADPTPIVLIHGTSASLHTWEGWVRELQPAHRVISFDLPGFGLTGPNDSGDYSDPTYVRFVLALMDQLKLKQVVLGGNSLGGEIAWQVAANAPTRVKALVLVDAGGYDFQPESIPLGFQLARLPGARYLVKGILPRRMIEQSVRNVYGDPAKVDSELIDRYFEMAVREGNREALTQRLAQLEPGRYAAQIPTLKQPTLILWGGKDRLIPLSNGQRFAREIAGSQLQVFEQLGHVPQEEDPALTVAAVKAFMARL; encoded by the coding sequence ATGATCTCGACTTGGCTGCTGCGCGCGACCGGACTGCTGATCCTGTTGCTGGCCATAGGCGTTGGCCTGTCACGCGCGCCCGAGCGGCCGGTGGAGAGCCTGGTCCTGCGCTGGGCACCGCCACCGTCCGAGTTCATCGAGCTGAATGGCCAGCTTGTCCATCTGCGCGACCAGGGTCCCAAGGCCGACCCCACGCCCATCGTGCTGATACACGGCACCTCGGCCAGCCTGCACACCTGGGAGGGTTGGGTGCGCGAGCTGCAGCCCGCGCATCGCGTCATCAGCTTCGACCTGCCCGGCTTCGGACTGACCGGGCCCAACGACAGCGGCGACTACAGCGACCCCACCTACGTGCGCTTCGTGCTGGCCCTGATGGACCAGCTCAAGCTGAAGCAGGTGGTGCTGGGTGGCAACTCGCTGGGGGGTGAGATTGCCTGGCAGGTGGCTGCCAACGCGCCCACGCGGGTCAAGGCCCTGGTACTGGTCGATGCCGGTGGCTATGACTTCCAGCCGGAGTCGATACCTCTGGGCTTCCAGTTGGCCCGCCTGCCTGGCGCGCGCTATCTGGTCAAGGGTATCCTGCCGCGGCGGATGATCGAGCAAAGCGTACGCAATGTCTACGGGGACCCGGCCAAGGTCGACTCCGAGCTGATAGACCGATACTTCGAGATGGCCGTGCGCGAAGGCAACCGCGAGGCGCTGACGCAACGCCTCGCCCAGCTGGAGCCGGGCCGTTATGCAGCGCAGATCCCGACCCTGAAGCAGCCGACATTGATACTTTGGGGGGGCAAAGACCGACTGATTCCGCTGAGCAATGGTCAGCGCTTTGCCCGCGAGATTGCCGGCAGCCAGCTGCAAGTCTTCGAGCAACTGGGCCATGTGCCGCAGGAAGAAGACCCGGCGCTGACCGTGGCCGCGGTGAAGGCGTTTATGGCCCGGCTGTAG